The DNA region GCATGATGTTAGCTTCCAGTCCAGGCGGCGGGCGATCCGGTTGCTCCCTGTTCTCGCTTCTGCTCCTCGCAGCCTGGGAGGCGGGGAGCGGCCAGGTCCACTACTCGGTCGCCGAGGAGGCCAAACACGGCACCTTCGTGGGCCGCATCGCGCAGGACCTGGGGCTGGAGCTGGCGGAGCTGGTGCCGCGCCTGTTCCGGGTGGCGTCCAAAGGCCGCGGGGACCTTCTGGAGGTAAATCTGCAGAACGGCATTTTGTTTGTGAATTCTCGGATCGACCGCGAGGAGCTGTGCGGGCGGAGCGCGGAGTGCAGCATCCACCTGGAGGTGATCGTGGAGAGGCCGTTGCAGGTTTTCCATGTGGAGGTGGAGGTGAAGGACATTAATGACAATCCGCCCGTTTTCCCAGCCACACAAAAGAACCTGTTTATTTCCGAAACCAGGGCGCTTGAATCTCATTTTTCACTAGAGGGCGCCTCGGATGCAGATATCGGATCCAACGCTCTGCTGACTTACAGACTGAGCCCCAATGAATATTTCTCGTTGGACGTACCAATCAATGAAGAGCAGGTAACACCGCTCGAACTAGTATTAAAAAAGCATTTAGACAGGGAAGTCTCTTCCGAGATTCTCTTGGTCCTCAAAGCAACTGATGGGGGCAAACCTGAGCTGACAGGCACCATAGAGATACGTATCACAGTTCTGGATGCAAATGACAATGCCCCAGTGTTTGACAAAGCAGTCTATCGTGTAAAATTACTGGAAAATGCAAGAAAAGGTAAACTGGTTATTAGACTTAACGCCTCGGATTTGGACGAGGGCTCAAACAGCCATATTCTTTATTCGTTTGGAACTGATATCTCCCCCAATATAGAAGCTTCTTTTCGCATGGATCCAGCCTCTGGAGAAATTGAAGTAAGTGGGAAAATAGATTTCGAAGAAACTAAGTTATATAAGATCCAGGTAGAGGCAGTCGACAAAGGAAATCCCCCAATGTTTGGTCACTGTACAGTTTTGATAGAAGTCTTGGACATCAATGATAATGCTCCAGAGTTGATGGTGACATCACTATCGCTCCCTATTCGAGAAGACGCTCCAGTAGGCACTGTCATCGCCCTGGTCAGCGTGTCCGACCGGGACTCCGGTACCAATGGACAAGTGACCTGCTTCCTAACTACCTATGTTCCCTTCAGGCTGGTGTCGACCTTCAAGAATTATTATTCGTTGGTGCTGGACAGAGCCTTGGATCGCGAGAAAGTGGCGGCCTATGCGCTGCTGGTGACAGCGCGGGACGGGGGCTCGCCTTCTCTGTCGGCCTCGGCCAGCGTGTCCGTGGAGGTGGCAGACGTGAATGACAACGCGCCGGCCTTTGCTCAGCCCGAGTACACGGTGTTCGTGAAGGAGAACAACCCGCCCGGCTGCCACATCTTCACGGTGTCAGCGCGCGACGCGGACGCACAGGATAATGCGCTGGTGTCCTACTCTCTGGTGGAGCGGCGGGTGGGCGAACGTGCTGTTTCGAGCTACGTGTCGGTGCACGCGGAGAGCGGCAAGGTGTACGCGCTGCAGCCGCTGGACCACGAGGAGCTGGAGCTGCTGCAGTTCCAGGTGAGCGCGCGCGACGCGGGCTTCCCGCCTCTGGGCAGCAACGTGACGCTGCAGGTGTTTGTGCTGGACGAGAACGACAACGCGCCGGCGCTGCTGCCGTCTCCGGCGGGTGGCGCGGGTGGCGCGCTGAGCGAGCTGGTGCCGCGGTCTGTGGGCGCGGGCCACGTGGTGGCGAAGGTGCGGGCGGTGGACGCCGACTCCGGCTACAACGCGTGGCTGTCTTACGAGCTGCAGCTGGCGGCCGGCAGCGAGCGCAGCCTGTTCCGCGTGGGACTGTACACTGGCGAGGTCAGCACGACGCGCGCCCTGGACGAGGTGGACTCGCCGCGCCAGCGCCTGGTGGTGTTGGTGAAGGACCACGGCGAGCCGGTGCTGGCGGCCACTGCTACCGTGCTGCTGTCGTTGGTGGAGAGCGGCCAGGCACTGAAGGCTTTGTCGCAGGTGTCGGTGGGCGTCACGGGCGCCGAGGCGGCGCTGGTGGACGTCAACGTGTACCTGATCATCGCCATCTGCGCCGTGTCCAGTCTGTTGGTGCTCACGCTGCTGCTGTATACGGCGCTGCGGTGCTCGGCGCCGCCCACGGAGGGCACGTGCGGGCCCGGGAAGCCCACGCTGGTGTGCTCCAGCGCTGTGGGGAGCTGGTCGTACTCGCAGCAGAGGCGGCAGAGGGTATGCTCTGGGGAGGCGCCGCCCAAGGCCGACCTCATGGCCTTCAGCCCCAGCCTTCCTCCAGGTCTGGatggagaagacagagaggaaaGGCAAGAGGCAGAGCTAAATCACCATGGACAGGTGAGTTTTCTGTAGATCCCCCCTGTTCGGGAAatctatattaaatattttttaaaatccagtttatTTCATGGacaatatttttccaatttttcaagtcgtattttctatcttttttttctttattagagatgttgtgaGTTTACAGTACAATCATGCACaagatacaggattcccatgttcCACTTTGCATTGgttagaacatttgttacaattgttgatagcacatttttataattacaatattgacaatagtccatggcttaactcaaggttcactgtttctgtagtgtagttctgtggatttctttaaaaaaattattccattACTATAtaaacaatctaacatttccccttctaatcacattcagatatacatttcagtgctgttaattaggtttacaatgctgtgctaccatcactatcatGGACAATTTTTAATGACTTCTCTATTTTAAGCAAGTTTTTACGTAAGAAACAATGTTGTGTCAGTGAAATGCCGAAGGATACACATAGTCAACCGTATACGAAATGTCAGGTTACTTTGGCCAATAAATCCATTTCTCCTTATGTTTGGttaaaaaatgtcaaaatgagTAAGATGCAAGAATGGCTCTCCTGCCTtcatttattctgaaataatttccatttttcaatGATAAAACTCACATCACTTCATTTCACCTCAAATCTTCAGTAATGTAGATAGTCACTGGTGATTGTTTGCTCAtcttccttgtcttttagcagCCTTTTGTCATGATATTTTCACATTATTAAATCACTTGGCTTTCCTCACTTCAGGCTTGGATAAAAAATTGAGTGCTTACATTCTCTTCATTACCTCCAAAatgatttacttttctttttctatggtgttaacattcatttaatatttattaaatattttttaactaaatAAATGATTCATTAAATAGTCATTAGCTTTGCTTCTATGGCTGTGATAAAATTGGTTTTCGGtttatttgcagaaaaaaaatcagccttGCACTCTAAGTTATATAACTTAAAATTctgtccatttaaaaattttatttcataaaggGGAAGAGATTTATGAAGCACCACATACTCAAACAGAGCTCCCTGATTTATGCTTCCAAAGTAAATTAGGGCAAAtcaaattattcaatcaaaggcATGCATATAGGCTTATAATAATCTGCACCATATGCTCTTAGGCTTGCTTTcttgttttgtgaatttttctaGGAAGGGAAAAGTTAAGAATCTATTAACATGAATACCCATTGACTTCTGTTAAGTTCACTCACGTCATCCTTTAAATGCTTTCTCTTTAACGCTTTCTCTTTAAACGCTTTCTCTTTagtgtttgttaatttttattccgTGTGATATAATCACATCTGAAGATTCTAGAAAACAGCATTTACTTCTAGGTCATTCAGTGTGTCTTAGCTTTTTGTAGGGTGGTAGAATCTCAGATtgctttgagaatctgatgaaaaccCTAGGTGAGCCTTCTCCCTTGAAAATTACGCAACAAACCGCTTGGCATACTATTGGAGGAGTCCATGAATACCTCTATAAAGCCTATTCTTGGATCTCAGGACAAGAGCCTTTGTACCTCAATATTAATAGGCTAAAAACATTTAGGTATTCAAAAATAGACAAGGTAAAAGTTACTTAACATTTCAGACTCAAAAGTGATTAAGCCATACTATTATTGATGAAACGTTGTAAATATAATAGATGTGAATATTAGGAAGGACACATTATTGCCCATCTTCAAATGAAATACTTGGACTGACTCATGgtcatttaaatttaataaaggtATTGGAGTGTTTTAAGTATAGGTTAAAATTTTGCAAATCATCACATAAATAATCAAAATGCATTTTAGATAATTTCAAATTATCTGGGCTAATGCCTGCAACTTTAGCATCTTTCATATTTATTCTTAATCTCGGGATTACATTCTATGGTGCAAAATTATAATTTCAATCTGTTTTCTAGTTCAGTTATTGAAGTGTAAGGCTAACTTACAGTTAGTAAGTTATCTATTTTCTAGTTCAGTTATTGAAGTGAAAGGCTAACGTACACAGTTATTGAAGTGTAAGGCTTCTATCTGTTGAATAATTTATGTCTAACAATGTGTTAGGACTATATAAAGTACTATTTTTTCACTAAAGCTCCTTAGCAATTATGGTacattaactattttttaaaatggaaaatgcaaaatgaagATACTTGGTGGCAATATTAGACAATCTAATTATCCTTAGAGTCTCAAAATTCAAATGTGTTTTTGATTAATTAAGAGCCAGTTTTATAGTTGATCTAAGTTATACTTGTGGCACCATTCTTAGTCATCTTATTCTTGGCCATGCATTTTTAGTTATGTGAAGGTTTCACATCacagttttcattattatttgtaAAAAGAGAGGTGACAATTTTGACTTGAATTATAATAAACTTATAAAATCTTTATTTACTTGTTCACAACTACCAGTGGGTTCTTATCTGTGTATTGTTTTCCCTAATGGCTCGTCttgaattaacaaataaaatcatGAAAGGTCTTTTGATTCCCCTTTCCATCATTGTCACCATTCTGATTTTCTGAAGAGAAGCATATTCTGAATAACTACTAATTGGCCTGCAGGGAAAGATTTAGAGGGAAACCAAAAAGTCATTATCAAGTTCATATTCTTTTGAGTTTAGTGAATGAGATTAGGTTCCAGTACACATCAAGggatctttttttaatattagcgTTCCATTGCCACCttaaaatattgtgaaatttaGAGGCTTCAACACTTTACATGAAAACACTTTACTCCTGTTAGAGTAAAACTTTCCACAATCTGTACCCAAGCCTCATTTTAGCATGTTATGGAAATGAGAGCTGTTGTATGAGGAGATACATTTAAGTATCAAAGAACCAAAACAGTGACACCTTCCATATTTATGATGAATTCTAGTAGTCACCatgtgaataaaataatttatataaatgaaatgctttttaattaatggaaataatattttagtttcttttcctttacaaAATGAGAGAATTCTTGACTGTCTCCTAAAGGCCTACAATGGAGGGCTGTGAGGACAAAATTAAAGCCATCAAAACAGTGTGGATTTTAAACTATTTAAGGGTAGGGATGCTGTACACTATACTTTATTCTCCATGATAGCAAAAAAGTAGTTTATGATACACTATATTTCAATGATAATTTTATGATAGACTTTGAAGCTCAAGATGTTcataaaaatacaatgtaataaaAGTATTTGTGCCTTGTTgctaatataaaaatacattaattaaatgaatattCACTAGCTATGAAAATATTCAAGCATAGAATTTTAGAAACAATTTTGGATGAACCTGGACATGGCCATACCAAAAGGAGAACCTCAGGTTCTTTCTTGTACTTACATAATCAGTCACATGGTGTCGCTATACACTCAAAAggtgaaaaaggaaaatttgtCTCCGCGCCCAAAGATTCCAACCCTTCACAAAACACGATCGACTCCATATTGACTGAACGCAGGATAAAATTTACTAAATACATGCTTAAAGAAAAGGGCTAATGCTCATAAAAGACTCCATGCGAGAGATTCCTTAAAACTGACCTTAGAAGTCCTCATTAACTGCAATGGTGTTTTCCTGGCGAGGAGACCCGGGAGCCCAACGTCTGCTGCTCTCGCTTCTGGTCCTCACAGCCTGGCAGGCGGGGAGCGGCCAGGTCCACTACTCCGTCCCCGAGGAGGCCAAACACGGCACCTTCGTGGGCCGCATCGCGCAGGACCTGGGGCTGGAGCTGGCCGAGCTGGTGCCGCGCCTGTTCCGGGTGGTTACCAAAAGCCGCGCCGACCTACTGGAGGTAAATCTGCAGAACGGCATTTTGTTCGTGAATTCTCGGATCAACCGGGAGGAGCTGTGCGGGCGGAACGCGGAGTGCAGCATCCACCTGGAGGTGATCGTGGACAGGCCGCTGCAGGTTTTCCATGTGGAGGTGGCGGTGAAAGATGTTAACGACAACCCGCCGGTtttcagagaaagagaacaaaaggTACTTATTTCTGAATCTGCCCCTCTGGACTCTAATTTTCCTCTAGAGGGAGCTTCCGATGCAGATATCGGTGTAAATTCTCTTTTGACCTACAAGTTAAGTGTAAACGAACATTTCGcgcttaaaataacaacaaaaaacgaTAGAAGTATATCGCCTGAATTAGTTCTTCGGAAGTCATTGGATAGAGAGGAAAACCCAGAACTTAGATTATTGCTGACTGCTACTGACGGAGGTAAGCCAGAACTAACAGGATTTGTTCAGATTCAAATAACCATCCTGGATGTGAATGACAACGCTCCAGAGTTTGATAAGCCTGTTTATAAAGTAGCGTTGTTAGAAAATGTCCTAAACTCCACTAGAGTGATTCGACTGAATGCCTCAGATTTAGACGATGGACCTAATAGAGAAATTTCCTATGGAATCAGAATGATTCTGCCAATGAGTGAGAAATGTATGTTTTCGATAAATCCAGACACAGGTGAAATAAGAATTTATGGGATGCCGGATTTTGAAGAGAATAATGCATATGAAATTCAGGTTAACGCCATAGATAAAGGGATTCCCCCCATGGCAGGACATAGCACAGTCCTGGTGGAAGTTCTGGACCTGAATGACAACGTCCCTGAGGTAATGGTTACTTCGCTGTCGCTTCCCGTGCGAGAGGATGCTCAGGTGGGCACGGTCATCTCCCTGATCAGTGTGTCAGACCAAGACTCTGGGGCGAACGGGCAGGTGACCTGCTCTCTGACGCCCAATGTTCCTTTCAAGATAGTGTCCACTTTCAAGGACTATTATTCTCTGGTGCTAGAGAGTTCCCTAGACCGCGAGAGCGTGTCGGCCTATGCGCTGCTGGTGACAGCGCGGGACGCGGGCTCGCCTTCTCTGTCGGCCTCGGCCAGCGTGTCCGTGGAGGTGGCAGACGTGAACGACAATGCGCCAGCCTTCGCGCAGCCCGAGTACACGGTGTTCGTGAAGGAGAACAACCCTCCCGGCTGCCACATCTTCACGGTGTCCGCGCACGATGCGGACACGCAAGAGAACGCGCTGGTGTCCTACTCTCTGGTGGAGCGGCGGGTGGGTGAGCGTGCGGTGTCGAGCTACGTGTCGGTGCACGCGGAGAGCGGCAAGGTGTACGTGCTGCAGCCGCTGGACCACGAGGAGCTGGAGCTGCTGCAGTTCCAGGTGAGCGCGCGCGACGCAGGCTTCCCGCCTCTGGACAGCAACGTGACGCTACAGGTGTTCGTGCTGGACGAGAACGACAACGCGCCGGCCCTGTTGCCACCTCGGGTGGGCGGTGCGCTGGCGGAGTTGGTTCCGCAATCTGTGGGCGCGGGTCACGTGGTGGCGAAGGTGCACGCAGTGGACGCTGACTCCGGCTACAATGCTTGGCTGTCCTATGAGCTGCAGCCGGCGGCGGGCGGTGAGCGCAGCCCGTTCCGCGTGGGGCTGTACACCGGCGAGATCAGCACCACGCGGTCCCTGGACGAGGCGGACCCACCGCGCCAGCGCCTGCTGGTGCTGGTGAAGGACCACGGCGAGCCAGCGCTGGTGGCCACGGCCACTGTGCTGCTGTCGCTGGTGGAGAGCGGCCGGGCACTGAAGGCTTCTTCGCGGGCGTTGGTGGGCGTCACAGGCACGGAAGAGGGGCTGGTGGACGTCAACGTGTACCTGATCATCGCCGTCTGCGCCGTGTCCAGCCTGCTGGTTCTCACGTTGCTGCTGTACTCGGCGCTGCGGTGCTCGGCGTCGCCCACGAAGGGCGCGTGCGGGCCCGGGAAGCCCACGCTGGTGTGCTCCAGCGCGGTGGGGAGCTGGTCGTACCCTCAGCAGAGGCGGCAGAGAGTGTCTTCTGGGGAGGGGCCGCCCAAGACGGACCTCATGGCCTTCAGTCCCAGCTTTCCGCAGTCACGAGAAGATTGTTTAAATTCTACCAGTGAAGTAAGTCTTTGATATcatttgaagatatttttttctcagaACTTGCTTGTGGGTTATAACTAGTCCTCTTATGTCTTTTTCTTCATAATGTTATCCTTTAAACCACGAAATTCCTCCTCTGTAATACGGTCATTCTCTGTCATTCTGAAACCTCCTGTATTTGCCTGATATTGCTTTTAATGAATGGAATGCTTAGAATGGAGGACATAGATCACCacactttttcattttcctgtctTATCATTTGCCCTACTAGTATGAATTAttaaacttgaaaaatattagtaaattagAGTTAAAGGTGCTTGAtacttcttaaattttttaaaaaaattgggacAGAATTTCAAGAtcacagaaaaattgcaaaaaaagtgCAGAGTTCCCAGATACCATTAGCAAGATTCCCcaaattgtatgtatgtatatttatatctacacatacacacacatgcttttgaaaaatcaatcatttaaaattatgttgCAGTCAGTGGCAGTTCCTGCAATGAGTAGACTTGAGTGAACCAATATACCTAATTAGAACAGTGCTGGCATTTAATGAGTGTTTAACAAATCTTGTTTGTGTTACTTCTTTCATTATCTATACAGATTGCTCCTTTTGCTTTCTGTATGTAATTATAAcaagtaatttttctttaaaaccacATTTTAAGTTAAAATCATGAGCAAAATATTTAGTCCCTGAAGATAATAgattgtttaaatatttattccataaatTTATACTTAGGTAGGAGaaattgcaattttaatttaGTTATGTTAAACTAATATTTTATGGTTTATCCATCAACTAGAAAGGAAGATCTATTTTGCATGGAGAGGACaaggtttgttgtctttttagGCGCAATTATACCATTAGATCTATTTTCTAAGTAATTTCTAATTGGTGAATTTGGTTGATAATATTTCATTCTATCCTCTTTGTTTTACAATTTAGCATGCAAGAATAATGAGTTTTCTTTAGTTACAAAGGAATTTACTGTCTTTTCCCCAATTACTTTGTTCACTTGTAAACTTATTCCCTTTCTCTTTAAGTATGAAACTACTATTGAATTTTTCCAGGGtataaaatatgtgtgtgtgtatgtatgtatgtagtgTACATACTTTAGTTAGAGatacttgagtgtttttataaTCAGAGGGAAAGAAACCAGTAAAGAAGGAGATACTGAAGATGAGAAAGACAGAAAGCGCATGACCATGAAAATGAAGAAtgtaaagaagggaaaaatagaaaataattaaccTTTAAGAGCATAGGGTTGGCCTTAAAAGTAgggatattttttcctttgaactagtagtgaagagaaaagagagactaTAAAGGGAAATGTTGATATGAGAAGAAAGCCAGCCATTGAGTTCACGTCTTATGACATCTCTTTATAAGTAAGTAATCTGAGAATGAGGTGTTGGGAATGAGATTGGGAATTTGAGAAGAGAGGGAAGAGTAGGGAAGAATCTCTGTAAAGAAGGCAGAAATGAGTTAATTATGAATTCATTTTAGTGCCCAATTGAGGTTAAGTTGAGAGGAAACTTGTAGAGAATACAGTCATCGTGATTAAGTGACTTCCTTATTCTGAAAAGTTCAATaggcagaatggagaaaaatgtatAGTTAGGTTAACTGTGTTGGGGGTTGAAGATTAGAGGAGTAATATAAGTAGGTGAGTCATCCTAGGGTGTCTGGAAGGACATATTTTAAATGGTTGACTATGTAGTTTAGGCCAGAAGGAGAGGCAAGTAAAGCCAGGTAAGGCCTGATAGACAAGAAGAATTGAAAAGAATCAAGGGACTATTCCTATTATAAGAGTAAAGATATGTTAGTAAAAGTAAGGGAGCAGGAGAGGTGGAAGAATTGTTAACCAGAGAACTATTTTAGAGTTGGAGGTTTTTAATATGGAGCAATTTTACATGATTGATTGATAATTATGAGGATGATGTGGGTAAGAGGAGGCCAAATACTTGATCCAATCTCGGATGGGATAAAAGGTACAGAAATGAGCTCAACTATGATTTCCTGCAGAAACAGGTGAGATAACTATTGGAGCTGTGCTATCATAGTGCTATTTGGCCTGGGAGCTTTGTGCCATGGGAAAGATAGTTATAACAATACATAAAAGTAGGATTCCTATCTTCTTTGCTAAAGATGTGTTAATATCTTTTTTAGCTGTTGTTACTTGGAAAACCAGAGTCAATTTAAATGATAGTAGTTTTTCCCAAATGATGATGAAGTAAGATGGGGAGGGGAATGGGGCAGTTTAACCTACTGGTAGTAATTTAAATTCTGTTAAACACATAGGATGCTAGTTCTTGGTATGGTAAGTATTTTATACAAAGGAATCccaaactttaaaacatttttatatctaaTAGTCTAAATTATTGTATGTTTatgtacactcacacacactcatgtaCAAACCCATACACACATTTTGAGTGGATACTTGCTTTCAAACACAAATATTTTATCCATATTTCACAGTCACATTGGGGAGAATTTACAAATatgatttatgtttaaaaatctgATGTATCACCTACCAATATTTTCAGTCTTCATCTATTTTATTCTAAcgtgattgattgtttccatttgGATTCAATGGCTATTGTGTAAGGGGATTATGAACAAATTACAGGGAAAGAACATTCCCACCAAAGCCTACATGACTGTGCAGACTAGAAAACTGTCTGAAAGCGAATGTAGAATATTCTCCTTTTAAAACTCTGCATGGGAGTTTTACACATACAACAATGAATTTTTGGTAAAATGGAACTCATCAACAAATCGCCAACTAACATCGTACTGAGCAGAATACAGTGATTTGTTTACTCtttctggaaagaaaaacatttcatctTAAAATCACCAATTCGTAGTGAAAAGCGTcagaaaatgcaagaaaaaaatcttcatcAGTGGAAAATAAGACTGAGTCATTCTTACACTTACGCATTTATACGCATGGTGTCGCTCTTCACTGAGAACGTATCCGCGACCAACCAGCCGCCCGCTTCTTCCTTCAGAGAATATGGCAGGCAGCGGAAAGCCACTTGCGAAACCTGCCGCAGAAGAAGGCGGTAAAATTGGACCTTGAGAGGCAGTTTGTCGTAAGGTGTTCTGTAAACTTTAGATGTCTCTCGAGCCTTTTGagtgtaccatgctgttttcttGGCGAGAAGGCCTGGGAGCCCGACATCTGCTACTCTTGACTCTGCTCCTCGCAGCCTGGGAGGCAGGAAGCGGCCAGGTCCACTACTCGGTTCCCGAGGAGGCCAAACACGGCACCTTCGTGGGCCGCATCGCGCAGGACCTGGGGCTGGAGCTGGCCGAGCTGGTGCCTCGCCTGTTCCGCGTGGCGTCCAAAGGCCGCGAGGACCTTCTGGAGGTAAATCTGCAGAATGGCATTTTGTTTGTGAATTCTCGGATCGACCGCGAGGAGCTGTGCGGGCGGAGCGCGGAGTGCAGCATCCACCTGGAGGTGATTGTGGACAGGCCGCTGCAGGTTTTCCATGTGGAAGTGGAGGTGAAAGACATTAACGACAACCCGCCGGTGTTCCCGGAAAGTAAGAAAAGAATAGGCATTGCAGAATTGAGACCTCCGGAAACGCGGTTCCCACTAGATGGCGCAAGCGATGCAGATATTGGAGTAAACTCGGCCTTAACCTACCGACTAAATCCAAACGACTATTTCGCTTTGGACACACAACATAATCGTGAACAAACGTCTTCATTATCACTCGTGTTGAGGAAATCATTGGACAGAGAGGAAATTCAGGCGCATGATTTATTACTGACAGCCAGTGATGGAGGTAAACCCGAGCTGACCGGCTCAGTTCAGCTGCTGATCAAGGTGCTGGATGTGAATGATAACGCTCCAGAATTTGACCAATTCATTTATAAAGTAAGAGTGTTAGAGAACGCATTTAATGGAACGTTGGTGATTAAGTTAAATGCCACAGATCCTGATGATGGTGCAAATGGGGATATAGTCTATTCTTTTAGAAGGCCTGTATCGCCTGCTGTGGTATCTGCATTTACCATAAATCCTAACAGTGGAGAAATTAGGACCAAGGGTAAAATGGATTTCGAGGAAAAGAAATTGTATGAAATACCCGTGGAGGCAGTTGACAAGGGTAATATTCCTATGGCGGGTCATTGTACCGTTTTGGTGGAAGTACTAGATGTAAATGACAATGCCCCAAAGGTTACAATCACTTCTCTGTCACTCCCCATCAGAGAGGACGCTCAACCTAGCACTGTCATAGCCCTGATCAGTGTGTCTGACCAAGACTCTGGGGTTAACGGACAGGTCACTTGCTCACTTACACCCTACATCCCCTTCAAACTGGTGCCCACCTTCAAGAATTATTATTCTCTGGTGCTGGATAGCGCCCTGGACCGCGAGAGCGAGGCCGCCTATGCTCTGGTGGTGACAGCGCGGGACGGGGGCTCGCCTTCACTGTCGGCCTCGGCCAGCGTGTCCGTGGAGGTGGCAGACGTGAACGACAACGCTCCTGTCTTCACGCAGCCTGAGTACACGGTATTCGTGAAGGAGAACAACCCTCCCGGCTGCCACATCTTCACGGTGTCAGCGCGCGACGCGGACGCGCAGGAGAATGCGTTGGTGTCCTACTCGCTGGTGGAGCGGCGGGTGGGCGAGCGTGCGATGTCGAGCTACGTGTCGGTGCACGCGGAGAGCGGCAAGGTGTACGCGCTGCAGCCGCTGGACCACGAGGAGCTGGAGCTGCTGCAGTTCCAGGTGAGCGCGCGAGACGCGGGCTTTCCGCCTCTGGGCAGCAACGTGACGCTGCAGGTGTTCGTGCTGGACGAGAACGACAACGTGCCGGCGCTGCTGCCGTCTCGGGCGGGCGGTGCGATGAGCGAGCTGGTGCCGCGGTCTGTGGGCCCAGGCCATGTGGTGGCGAAAGTGCGCGCGGTGGACGCTGACTCCGGCTACAACGCGTGGCTGTCTTATGAGCTGCAGCCGGCGGCGGGCGGCGAGCGCACCCCGTTCCGCGTGGGGCTGTACACGGGCGAGATCAGCACGACGCGCTCCATGGACGAGGCGGACGCGCCGCGCCACCGCCTACTGGTGCTGGTGAAAGACCATGGTGAGCCGGCGCTGGGGGCCACGGCC from Choloepus didactylus isolate mChoDid1 chromosome 13, mChoDid1.pri, whole genome shotgun sequence includes:
- the LOC119507823 gene encoding protocadherin alpha-10 isoform X5 codes for the protein MMLASSPGGGRSGCSLFSLLLLAAWEAGSGQVHYSVAEEAKHGTFVGRIAQDLGLELAELVPRLFRVASKGRGDLLEVNLQNGILFVNSRIDREELCGRSAECSIHLEVIVERPLQVFHVEVEVKDINDNPPVFPATQKNLFISETRALESHFSLEGASDADIGSNALLTYRLSPNEYFSLDVPINEEQVTPLELVLKKHLDREVSSEILLVLKATDGGKPELTGTIEIRITVLDANDNAPVFDKAVYRVKLLENARKGKLVIRLNASDLDEGSNSHILYSFGTDISPNIEASFRMDPASGEIEVSGKIDFEETKLYKIQVEAVDKGNPPMFGHCTVLIEVLDINDNAPELMVTSLSLPIREDAPVGTVIALVSVSDRDSGTNGQVTCFLTTYVPFRLVSTFKNYYSLVLDRALDREKVAAYALLVTARDGGSPSLSASASVSVEVADVNDNAPAFAQPEYTVFVKENNPPGCHIFTVSARDADAQDNALVSYSLVERRVGERAVSSYVSVHAESGKVYALQPLDHEELELLQFQVSARDAGFPPLGSNVTLQVFVLDENDNAPALLPSPAGGAGGALSELVPRSVGAGHVVAKVRAVDADSGYNAWLSYELQLAAGSERSLFRVGLYTGEVSTTRALDEVDSPRQRLVVLVKDHGEPVLAATATVLLSLVESGQALKALSQVSVGVTGAEAALVDVNVYLIIAICAVSSLLVLTLLLYTALRCSAPPTEGTCGPGKPTLVCSSAVGSWSYSQQRRQRVCSGEAPPKADLMAFSPSLPPGLDGEDREERQEAELNHHGQPRQPNPDWRYSASLRAGMHSSVHLEEAGILRAGPGGPDQQWPTVSSATPEPEAGEVSPPVGAGVNSNSWTFKYGPGNPKQSGPGELPDKFIIPGSPAIISIRQEPTNSQIDKSDFITFGKKEETKKKKKKKKGNKTQEKKEKGNSTTDNSDQ
- the LOC119507823 gene encoding protocadherin alpha-12 isoform X11, producing the protein MVFSWRGDPGAQRLLLSLLVLTAWQAGSGQVHYSVPEEAKHGTFVGRIAQDLGLELAELVPRLFRVVTKSRADLLEVNLQNGILFVNSRINREELCGRNAECSIHLEVIVDRPLQVFHVEVAVKDVNDNPPVFREREQKVLISESAPLDSNFPLEGASDADIGVNSLLTYKLSVNEHFALKITTKNDRSISPELVLRKSLDREENPELRLLLTATDGGKPELTGFVQIQITILDVNDNAPEFDKPVYKVALLENVLNSTRVIRLNASDLDDGPNREISYGIRMILPMSEKCMFSINPDTGEIRIYGMPDFEENNAYEIQVNAIDKGIPPMAGHSTVLVEVLDLNDNVPEVMVTSLSLPVREDAQVGTVISLISVSDQDSGANGQVTCSLTPNVPFKIVSTFKDYYSLVLESSLDRESVSAYALLVTARDAGSPSLSASASVSVEVADVNDNAPAFAQPEYTVFVKENNPPGCHIFTVSAHDADTQENALVSYSLVERRVGERAVSSYVSVHAESGKVYVLQPLDHEELELLQFQVSARDAGFPPLDSNVTLQVFVLDENDNAPALLPPRVGGALAELVPQSVGAGHVVAKVHAVDADSGYNAWLSYELQPAAGGERSPFRVGLYTGEISTTRSLDEADPPRQRLLVLVKDHGEPALVATATVLLSLVESGRALKASSRALVGVTGTEEGLVDVNVYLIIAVCAVSSLLVLTLLLYSALRCSASPTKGACGPGKPTLVCSSAVGSWSYPQQRRQRVSSGEGPPKTDLMAFSPSFPQSREDCLNSTSEPRQPNPDWRYSASLRAGMHSSVHLEEAGILRAGPGGPDQQWPTVSSATPEPEAGEVSPPVGAGVNSNSWTFKYGPGNPKQSGPGELPDKFIIPGSPAIISIRQEPTNSQIDKSDFITFGKKEETKKKKKKKKGNKTQEKKEKGNSTTDNSDQ